DNA from Alnus glutinosa chromosome 2, dhAlnGlut1.1, whole genome shotgun sequence:
TTATTAAAGACCGATCGACAATACCACGTGAACAAAATATAATGAAactgtaattataatttatagcatCTCTCTTTCACTTTTAATAAAGGTGACAAGCACCCGAtctaaatttgttatttttttttaaaaattaaataattatttgataaaGTAATAAAGGAgatcaaatttattttcatttttcaaccaaactaaaaagaaaaaataaaaaataaaaaataaaaaaaccaacttAAACCCAAATTGGTCAGTCTGATTCGGATCTTCTGCACACTTCCTGAATACCACTTTTCCTTCCTATTCTTCTTCTACGTGACTCCGGCCTCCGTTGAAATTTCAACGTTCCAGATCCCCagtttgctctctctctctctctctctctctctcacacgcgcacacacagacacacacaaacacaggCAATCTCCAAGacaaaaaatcatcaaatcaaAATGGGTGCTTTACTGAAGCTCACAGACGCCGtactcttcctcttctttctcgTGATCGCACTCGCAGCGCCGCTGATAGACGCGCAGACGTGTCTTCCTCTCAGCTTGTTCCCGCAAGTGGTCGTCGACCTCAAGAGCTGGTACTCCCGCGAGTACGGCGACTATCTTGTGGCTGAGAAGCCCCATTTCTTCGTGGGGATTGTGTGGCTCGAGCTTCTCTTTCAGTGGCCGCTCGCGCTGCTCAATTTGTATGGGATTCTGGGTGGGAAGCCTTGGGTTAATACCACGTGTCTGGTCTATGGGGTCTCTTGCATCACTTCCATGgtaatttctctttctcttgtaTGCTTTGCTGAGTT
Protein-coding regions in this window:
- the LOC133860896 gene encoding uncharacterized protein LOC133860896; this encodes MGALLKLTDAVLFLFFLVIALAAPLIDAQTCLPLSLFPQVVVDLKSWYSREYGDYLVAEKPHFFVGIVWLELLFQWPLALLNLYGILGGKPWVNTTCLVYGVSCITSMASILSELMGSGRASDKLLMMYFPFMGLGVLASLRGLLPHSGKATSAIGKRPLLGRKKRI